A part of Thermococcus sp. JdF3 genomic DNA contains:
- a CDS encoding carbohydrate ABC transporter permease — protein MKKTTTIALFLILPGMAAFLFFNLWPIIYSIYLAFTNAQLGNFPVQAPDAPQLQFVGLENFRWILGDETFRSAFLWTWIFVVTSVTLKVLAGIILSLLYNSRYVKGKMIYRSLLIIPWALPLLFSVTVWKFMFDPIFGPINQLLKSLGVHNLPNWINDPMWAFLALNIIEVWLAYPFMITVITAALQSVPDTLVEAAIIDGASYWQRVRHVVLPIVGKPIAFATILTSAASFQYFMVPYIYNAGLFEDKFILLYGFRKAFGASPHYGKAAAIMIIATLVLAVYMYVNVRITKLQEGAKG, from the coding sequence ATGAAAAAGACCACGACCATTGCTCTGTTCCTAATCCTGCCTGGAATGGCAGCGTTCCTGTTTTTCAACCTATGGCCGATAATATACTCGATATATCTCGCATTCACCAACGCCCAGCTCGGCAACTTTCCGGTTCAGGCCCCGGACGCCCCGCAGCTTCAGTTCGTTGGTCTGGAGAACTTCCGCTGGATACTCGGCGACGAAACGTTCAGGAGCGCCTTCCTGTGGACGTGGATATTCGTGGTGACCAGCGTCACCCTGAAGGTTCTCGCGGGAATCATCCTCAGCCTGCTCTACAACAGCAGATACGTCAAGGGAAAAATGATCTACCGCTCCCTCCTCATAATCCCCTGGGCGCTGCCGCTGCTCTTCTCCGTTACAGTCTGGAAGTTCATGTTCGACCCGATATTCGGGCCGATAAACCAGCTGCTTAAATCCCTTGGGGTTCACAACCTCCCCAACTGGATTAACGACCCGATGTGGGCCTTTCTCGCGCTCAACATAATCGAGGTGTGGCTCGCGTACCCATTCATGATAACCGTCATCACGGCGGCGCTCCAGTCCGTGCCTGACACGCTCGTTGAGGCGGCGATAATAGACGGAGCCAGCTACTGGCAGAGGGTGAGACACGTGGTCCTCCCGATAGTCGGCAAACCGATAGCCTTCGCCACCATACTCACCAGCGCGGCGAGCTTCCAGTACTTCATGGTGCCCTACATCTACAACGCGGGCCTGTTCGAGGACAAGTTCATACTGCTCTACGGTTTCAGGAAGGCCTTCGGAGCCAGCCCCCACTACGGAAAGGCCGCGGCGATAATGATAATCGCCACGCTCGTGCTTGCCGTGTACATGTACGTTAACGTCAGGATAACCAAGCTTCAGGAGGGTGCCAAGGGATGA
- a CDS encoding ABC transporter permease subunit, with amino-acid sequence MMGRRKGEVVRSFVLTLLAIFVMFIILFPVYYIFVVSISPGSTLATTEFHIIPRNVSLDSYREVLFGFSGSKLSENFTGTLEGSAHVQDGRLYLLEGTIKGEVKYGPFTGLVFEIPVKNLVFDVSTDVNAQGQLKGEVKGLFILTRMNDDGTVGFAIMRNVELKGGTIEGTHVSGPMEKYVVARNSGTVRFTRVGKFVNSKFFGYLKNSLIIATITVLLTLVFVVPAAYAFSRMKFFGREHVLYFYLMFTQVAGGLGIAGLIALYGMIVKLGLYDKLPVLSFIYAAGSVPFNTWLLKGYIDSISPDFDEAALVDGASYLQIIRHVLLPMALPGIATVTIFAFIGGWTEFILASLLLTEPHQPLSVWIYLLLGGIGRGIDWSYFAAAALLFALPVFVAFMLAQNYIRSGLTVGGLKE; translated from the coding sequence ATGATGGGAAGGCGCAAAGGGGAGGTCGTCAGGAGCTTTGTCCTGACCCTGCTGGCGATCTTCGTCATGTTTATCATACTCTTCCCGGTCTACTACATCTTCGTCGTCTCAATAAGCCCGGGCTCAACGCTCGCAACCACGGAGTTCCACATTATCCCCCGAAACGTCAGCCTTGACTCGTACAGGGAGGTGCTCTTTGGATTCTCAGGAAGCAAACTCTCGGAGAACTTCACAGGAACCCTCGAGGGAAGCGCCCACGTTCAGGACGGCAGGCTGTACCTGCTGGAAGGGACGATAAAGGGCGAGGTCAAATACGGGCCCTTCACAGGACTGGTGTTTGAGATCCCTGTGAAAAACCTGGTTTTCGACGTTTCAACGGACGTCAACGCTCAGGGACAGCTGAAGGGTGAGGTCAAGGGACTCTTCATCCTCACAAGGATGAACGACGACGGCACTGTGGGCTTCGCGATAATGAGGAACGTTGAGCTGAAGGGCGGAACCATTGAGGGCACCCACGTCTCGGGCCCGATGGAGAAGTACGTCGTTGCGAGGAACAGCGGAACCGTCAGGTTCACGAGGGTGGGGAAGTTCGTCAACTCGAAGTTCTTCGGCTACCTCAAGAACAGCCTCATCATAGCCACAATAACGGTGCTGCTGACGCTCGTGTTCGTCGTCCCAGCCGCCTACGCATTCTCGCGCATGAAGTTCTTCGGCAGGGAGCACGTGCTCTACTTCTACCTGATGTTCACGCAGGTGGCGGGCGGTCTCGGAATAGCGGGCCTTATAGCCCTCTACGGTATGATAGTCAAGCTGGGCCTCTACGACAAGCTGCCGGTGCTGTCCTTCATCTATGCCGCCGGAAGCGTTCCCTTCAACACCTGGCTGCTCAAGGGATACATAGACTCCATAAGCCCGGACTTCGACGAGGCTGCCCTGGTGGACGGCGCCAGCTACCTCCAGATAATCAGGCACGTGCTCCTCCCGATGGCGCTGCCAGGAATAGCCACGGTCACAATATTCGCGTTTATCGGAGGATGGACCGAGTTCATCCTGGCAAGCCTGCTGCTGACCGAGCCACACCAGCCGCTGTCGGTGTGGATATACCTTCTCCTGGGCGGCATAGGCAGGGGAATAGACTGGAGCTACTTCGCGGCCGCGGCACTGCTCTTCGCCCTGCCGGTGTTCGTGGCGTTCATGCTCGCCCAGAACTACATAAGGAGCGGTCTTACAGTTGGAGGTCTCAAGGAGTGA
- a CDS encoding extracellular solute-binding protein, with amino-acid sequence MKKGLFALLLVGVLVLSVVASGCISPGGESPSSTTTSSPSPTETTTSSPSSTTSSPSPTETTTTPPETECGSGEVVIWHAMQPNELEVFQSLAEEYMAMCPDVTITFEQKPELESALKAAIPTGQGPDLFIWAHDWIGKFAEAGMLEPIDDYVTDDVLNGFAPMAQEAMQYKGHYYAMPFAAETTALIYNKDMVSEPPKTFDEMKAIMEQYNDPDNEKYGIAYPLNAYFLSAWAQAFGGYYFDDQSEMPGLDQPETIDGFEFFFQNIWPYMAPTADYGTQQSIFLEGRAPMMINGPWSISDVKKAGIDFGVVPLPPITKDGKEYWPRPYGGVKDIYFAAGIKNKEAAWKFVKWFTTTPEVIKELSLQLGYIPVLTPVLNDPDIKNDPVIYGFGQAVQHAYLMPKSPKMGAVWGGVDGAINEILQDPENADIKAILEKYQQQILDNMNG; translated from the coding sequence ATGAAGAAAGGACTGTTTGCCCTGCTTTTGGTGGGGGTTTTGGTTCTCAGCGTTGTGGCCAGCGGCTGTATATCCCCCGGAGGGGAGAGCCCGAGTTCAACGACGACCAGCTCCCCCAGTCCAACCGAGACCACCACGAGCTCACCGAGTTCAACCACCTCCAGCCCGAGCCCCACTGAGACCACCACTACCCCGCCCGAGACGGAGTGCGGAAGCGGGGAGGTCGTCATCTGGCACGCCATGCAGCCCAACGAACTCGAGGTCTTCCAGAGCCTCGCCGAGGAGTACATGGCCATGTGCCCGGACGTCACCATAACCTTTGAGCAGAAGCCCGAGCTTGAGAGCGCCCTCAAGGCTGCCATACCCACCGGCCAGGGGCCGGACCTCTTCATCTGGGCTCACGACTGGATAGGCAAGTTCGCGGAGGCCGGCATGCTCGAGCCGATTGATGATTACGTCACCGATGACGTCCTCAACGGCTTCGCCCCGATGGCCCAAGAGGCCATGCAGTACAAGGGGCACTACTACGCTATGCCCTTCGCGGCCGAGACTACCGCGCTCATATACAACAAGGACATGGTGAGCGAGCCGCCCAAGACCTTCGACGAAATGAAGGCGATAATGGAGCAGTACAACGACCCGGACAATGAGAAGTACGGAATAGCGTATCCGCTCAACGCCTACTTCCTCTCGGCCTGGGCCCAGGCCTTCGGTGGCTACTACTTCGACGACCAGAGTGAGATGCCCGGTCTCGACCAGCCCGAGACGATAGACGGTTTCGAGTTCTTCTTCCAGAACATCTGGCCGTACATGGCCCCGACCGCAGACTACGGAACCCAGCAGAGCATATTCCTTGAGGGCCGTGCTCCCATGATGATAAACGGCCCGTGGAGCATAAGCGACGTTAAGAAGGCCGGAATAGACTTCGGCGTCGTCCCGCTCCCGCCGATAACCAAGGACGGCAAGGAGTACTGGCCAAGGCCGTACGGTGGAGTCAAGGACATCTACTTCGCGGCCGGTATAAAGAACAAGGAGGCCGCCTGGAAGTTCGTCAAGTGGTTCACCACCACCCCAGAGGTCATCAAGGAGCTCTCACTCCAGCTCGGTTACATCCCCGTTCTCACCCCCGTTCTCAACGACCCGGACATCAAGAACGACCCCGTTATCTACGGCTTCGGGCAGGCCGTTCAGCACGCGTACCTGATGCCCAAGAGCCCGAAGATGGGCGCCGTCTGGGGCGGCGTCGATGGAGCAATCAACGAGATACTCCAGGACCCGGAGAACGCCGATATAAAGGCCATACTCGAGAAGTACCAGCAGCAGATACTCGACAACATGAACGGCTGA
- a CDS encoding alpha amylase N-terminal ig-like domain-containing protein, which yields MKVYKIFGFKPDRKFGRVAIVEFSIPAGPGRKYAYLLGSFNAFNEGSFRMRKEGDRWRTAVKLPEGIWHYAFSIDGEFTPDPENPRREVYRRLSYKFERETSVAVIDGGDWPFHAPSATYLYTVAGRTHVLLSAKAGAVTKATLVLPESEGMVGMRRKARDGLFEYFEAVLPGDGELEYSFEIQTRKGQIKRMGPFRAVPYRPETPRWVYERVFYQIMPDRFERGLPGTPRGRAFRGEESHGGDLAGIIKRLGHLEELGVNALYLTPIFESMTYHRYDVTDYFSIDRKLGGWGVFRELVRELKKRDIRLILDGVFHHTSFFHPYFQDVARAGERSKYRGFYRITGFPVVPEQFLRILHSEESWIERYQRMKSLDWNYESFYSVWLMPRLNHDSPEVRKFIRGVMEYWLERGADGWRLDVAHGVPPELWREMRKAMPEEAYLVGEVMDDPRPWVPDAFHGTMNYPLYELILRFFAEGEIDAGEFLNGLELLSAHLGPVEYAMYNFLDNHDTERFLDLVGDRRRYLCALAFLMTYKGIPSIFYGDEIGLRGRLGGGLSAGRASMVWDRGKWDTEIFETTKRLIRLRRRSRALQLGEFVPVRFQGRTMIYERVLGDERVRVEIRYSMEPEDCVFHVTTP from the coding sequence ATGAAAGTGTATAAAATTTTCGGGTTCAAACCGGACCGGAAATTCGGGAGGGTCGCGATCGTCGAGTTCTCGATTCCAGCGGGACCAGGGAGAAAGTACGCGTACCTGCTCGGGAGCTTCAACGCGTTCAATGAAGGCTCCTTCAGGATGAGGAAGGAAGGGGACCGCTGGAGGACGGCTGTAAAGCTGCCTGAGGGGATCTGGCACTACGCGTTCTCCATCGACGGCGAGTTTACCCCCGACCCCGAAAACCCCAGACGGGAGGTCTACAGGAGGCTCTCGTACAAATTTGAAAGGGAAACGAGCGTCGCGGTTATCGACGGTGGGGACTGGCCCTTTCACGCGCCGAGCGCGACCTATCTCTACACCGTTGCCGGAAGAACCCACGTTCTCCTGAGTGCGAAAGCGGGGGCAGTCACCAAGGCCACCCTCGTCCTCCCGGAAAGCGAGGGCATGGTTGGGATGAGGAGAAAAGCCCGGGATGGGCTGTTCGAGTACTTCGAGGCAGTCCTGCCCGGAGACGGCGAACTGGAGTACTCCTTCGAGATTCAGACGCGGAAAGGCCAGATAAAGAGAATGGGACCATTCAGGGCCGTTCCATACCGCCCGGAAACTCCCCGCTGGGTCTACGAGAGGGTTTTTTACCAGATAATGCCCGACAGGTTTGAGAGAGGCCTGCCCGGAACGCCCAGGGGAAGGGCATTCAGGGGCGAGGAGTCCCACGGCGGCGATTTGGCCGGAATAATAAAGAGGCTGGGGCACCTCGAAGAACTCGGCGTCAACGCCCTCTACCTCACCCCCATCTTTGAGTCCATGACGTACCACCGCTACGACGTCACCGACTACTTCAGTATCGACAGAAAGCTCGGAGGATGGGGGGTCTTCAGGGAGCTGGTGAGGGAACTCAAAAAGCGGGACATCAGGCTGATTCTCGACGGGGTTTTCCACCACACGAGCTTCTTCCACCCGTACTTCCAGGATGTGGCGAGGGCAGGGGAAAGAAGTAAGTACCGGGGGTTCTACCGCATAACAGGCTTTCCCGTCGTTCCCGAGCAGTTCCTGAGGATTCTGCATTCGGAAGAATCATGGATCGAGAGGTACCAGCGGATGAAATCCCTGGACTGGAACTACGAGAGCTTCTACTCGGTGTGGCTGATGCCGAGGCTCAACCACGACAGCCCGGAGGTAAGGAAGTTCATCCGGGGGGTAATGGAGTACTGGCTCGAGAGGGGAGCGGACGGCTGGCGGCTGGACGTCGCTCACGGCGTTCCACCGGAGCTCTGGAGGGAGATGCGGAAGGCCATGCCAGAGGAGGCGTACCTCGTTGGGGAGGTCATGGACGACCCCCGGCCCTGGGTTCCCGACGCATTCCACGGTACCATGAACTACCCCCTCTACGAGCTCATTCTCAGGTTCTTCGCGGAGGGTGAAATCGACGCGGGGGAGTTCCTCAACGGCCTGGAGCTGCTGAGCGCCCACCTGGGCCCCGTGGAGTACGCGATGTACAACTTCCTTGACAACCATGACACCGAACGCTTCCTCGACCTCGTGGGGGACAGGCGGAGATACCTCTGCGCCCTGGCCTTCCTGATGACCTACAAGGGAATTCCATCGATATTCTACGGCGATGAAATTGGACTCAGAGGACGGCTGGGCGGTGGCCTGAGTGCCGGGAGGGCGTCCATGGTATGGGACAGGGGGAAGTGGGACACTGAGATTTTCGAAACCACGAAACGGCTGATACGGCTCAGAAGGAGGAGCAGAGCGCTTCAGCTCGGCGAGTTCGTGCCCGTAAGGTTCCAGGGGCGCACGATGATATACGAGAGGGTTCTCGGGGACGAACGGGTCAGGGTGGAGATCAGGTACTCGATGGAACCTGAGGACTGCGTGTTCCATGTGACGACACCCTGA